A portion of the Stigmatella aurantiaca DW4/3-1 genome contains these proteins:
- the rplU gene encoding 50S ribosomal protein L21, with the protein MYAVIRTGGKQYRVAEGDVLRIEKVAGDVGAEVTFNDILLLGGTDSPKVGRPTVSGAKVVGKILAQDKHRRVLHFRKEKEGWTRRRGHRQPYTEVKVTSIAG; encoded by the coding sequence ATGTACGCAGTGATTCGCACGGGCGGTAAGCAGTACCGCGTTGCCGAGGGTGACGTGCTCCGCATCGAGAAGGTCGCGGGCGACGTCGGTGCCGAGGTGACGTTCAACGATATCCTCCTGCTGGGCGGCACGGACTCCCCGAAGGTGGGTCGGCCGACGGTCAGCGGCGCCAAGGTGGTGGGCAAGATCCTCGCGCAGGACAAGCACCGCCGCGTCCTCCACTTCCGCAAGGAGAAGGAAGGCTGGACGCGCCGCCGGGGCCACCGCCAGCCGTACACCGAGGTCAAGGTCACCTCCATCGCGGGCTAG
- a CDS encoding ribonuclease J has translation MLHVIPLGGLGEIGLNAMVLACRGEMLLIDAGLMFPTVEAPGIDIVIPDFSHLKQHASQFRGIVLTHGHEDHMGALPYLLDDLPVPVYGTRYTLAMARNRLDELGVIADLREIEPRTPFPVGSVFTVEASRVTHTVPDAVGYIVRTPEGTVIHTGDFKLDPDPIDGLRTDLERWGEEGERGVLCLLSDSTNSEVTQETGSERVVEHAFERLFREAQGRIVVALFASNLHRVRTVLKLAEQLGRRVALQGRSMTRNVEMARQLGYLDVPESLFIPLEAVPSLAPGRVVLLSTGAQGEARAGLAQLAAGKGPVRLGPGDMVVLSARPIPGNERSVGALLDQLQWTGARLVYAQVEPDIHVSGHASQPQQRRVLDLVRPQHFIPVHGEMRHLHRHLATARESGLTPEQLLLARDGDLISFEEGRGRFAGQVPTGRIHKDLYSGGVVTPEALQERTRLAETGMVVAVAVIDRASLALMAGPQLSGQGLSLDEQAMLPRVAEEARTLFLQLSPQLRGDDALVREELTRSVRRAFKLFTPKRPLVVPMVVKV, from the coding sequence ATGCTTCATGTGATTCCGTTGGGCGGGTTGGGTGAGATTGGCCTCAATGCGATGGTGCTCGCGTGCCGCGGAGAGATGCTGCTCATCGATGCGGGCTTGATGTTCCCCACCGTGGAGGCTCCCGGCATCGACATCGTCATTCCGGACTTCAGCCACCTGAAGCAGCACGCCTCGCAGTTCCGGGGCATCGTCCTCACGCACGGGCACGAGGACCACATGGGCGCGCTGCCCTACCTCTTGGATGACCTGCCCGTGCCCGTCTACGGCACGCGATACACCCTCGCCATGGCCCGCAACCGGCTGGATGAGCTGGGCGTCATCGCCGACCTGCGGGAAATCGAGCCCCGGACCCCCTTCCCCGTCGGCTCGGTCTTCACGGTGGAGGCCAGCCGCGTCACCCACACCGTGCCTGACGCGGTGGGCTACATCGTCCGGACCCCCGAGGGGACCGTCATCCACACCGGCGATTTCAAGCTGGACCCCGACCCCATCGATGGCCTGCGCACGGACCTCGAGCGCTGGGGGGAGGAGGGAGAGCGGGGCGTGCTGTGCCTCCTGTCGGACTCCACCAACTCGGAGGTCACCCAGGAGACGGGCAGCGAGCGTGTCGTGGAGCACGCCTTCGAGCGGCTCTTTCGCGAGGCCCAGGGCCGCATCGTCGTGGCGCTCTTCGCCTCCAACCTGCACCGCGTCCGCACCGTGCTGAAGCTGGCCGAGCAGCTGGGGCGCCGGGTGGCCCTCCAGGGCCGCAGCATGACGCGCAACGTGGAGATGGCGCGGCAGCTCGGCTACCTCGACGTGCCCGAGTCCCTCTTCATCCCCCTGGAGGCCGTCCCCAGCCTGGCCCCGGGCCGGGTTGTCTTGCTCTCCACGGGTGCGCAGGGCGAGGCCCGCGCGGGGCTCGCGCAGCTCGCCGCCGGCAAGGGGCCCGTGAGGCTGGGCCCCGGGGACATGGTCGTCCTGAGCGCCCGGCCCATCCCCGGCAACGAGCGCTCCGTGGGAGCGCTCCTGGATCAGCTCCAGTGGACGGGGGCACGCCTCGTCTATGCCCAGGTGGAGCCCGACATCCACGTCTCCGGGCACGCCAGCCAGCCACAGCAGCGCCGCGTCCTGGACCTTGTCCGTCCCCAGCACTTCATCCCCGTCCACGGGGAGATGCGCCACCTCCACCGCCACCTGGCCACGGCGCGCGAGTCAGGGCTTACCCCCGAGCAGCTCCTGCTGGCCCGGGATGGGGACCTCATCTCCTTCGAGGAAGGCCGGGGCCGCTTCGCCGGCCAGGTGCCCACGGGCCGCATCCACAAAGACCTCTACAGCGGGGGGGTGGTGACGCCCGAGGCGCTCCAGGAACGCACCCGGCTGGCCGAGACCGGCATGGTGGTGGCCGTGGCCGTCATCGACCGCGCCTCCCTGGCGTTGATGGCGGGCCCCCAGCTCTCCGGCCAGGGGCTTTCCCTCGATGAACAGGCGATGCTGCCCCGGGTGGCCGAGGAGGCCCGCACCCTGTTTCTCCAGCTCTCCCCACAGCTGCGCGGGGACGACGCCCTGGTGAGAGAGGAACTGACCCGCTCGGTCCGCCGCGCCTTCAAGCTGTTCACCCCCAAGCGCCCCCTGGTGGTGCCCATGGTCGTCAAGGTGTGA
- the rpmA gene encoding 50S ribosomal protein L27 produces the protein MAHKKGQGSSRNGRDSNSQRRGVKVYGGEAVSAGSILVRQLGTVIHAGTNVKLGRDYTLYSTVDGVVKYERLGRDRKKVSVYPAEASA, from the coding sequence ATGGCTCATAAAAAGGGACAAGGTTCTTCTCGCAACGGTCGCGATTCGAATTCACAGCGTCGCGGCGTCAAGGTGTACGGCGGCGAGGCAGTGTCCGCGGGCAGCATCCTCGTGCGGCAGCTCGGCACGGTCATCCACGCGGGCACCAACGTGAAGCTGGGCCGTGACTACACCCTCTACTCCACGGTGGACGGGGTGGTGAAGTACGAGCGGCTGGGGCGTGACCGCAAGAAGGTGTCGGTCTACCCGGCTGAGGCGAGCGCCTAG
- a CDS encoding AAA family ATPase, with amino-acid sequence MATRKSEDNERLIDRDLTAIAREGKLPPAHGADAVVAEVLGLLTRGGKHPLLAGEPGVGKSALIQEVARRIAEGRVDAELTQARLVEISTANILARSTDRQAAERFEELLDHLSRHPCPIVYIRDLPLVLGGPLAPVAIRALRMGGLRFIFETEPKRVQELLRADEALAERLHLIPLLEPPLERSRWILGRVAEELERELRLPIDPAACDLALRLSAKFLLAQRMPRKAIELLKETAAEASSAAHDRVGPEDVLTRFCSATRLPRFVVDDAMPLDLDETERFFGERLLGQTDAVGAVLRSVALLKAGLNDPRRPLGVFLFAGPTGVGKTQLAKLLAEYLFGSADRLVRLNMADFPNDGDENVPFGASWAPAMETRRGELTALLDGKVFTVLLLDEFEKAARSVHDRFLQLFDEGTFVNGAGETISCNNTLIVATSNVGAEVYREPALGFAGNRREHELVTEVDRRIAEAFRPEFLNRFDAICHFRPLTKVEIRKIAQREVGRVLEREGIRARALDVEVTPEVVDLLVERGYSPQFGARFLQREIEKTLTAALAVEIARRPLRPGTPVRVEARPGGKVMAVAEPLPPPREATAQLSLPTPKAASVKRRLDRKSLLHEMDRLVGRARALSVSAERPLLEERRNQLLSETQAPNLWDDPARAAATLRAFRTVEAQINELERMEQAVTFARRLVREAKNEVQLTSAAKQVEEVAREVQMSEALHASGATANDVEALVDICVSDSVEAQDAWIQELATMYLGWAQKRGYEAMLVAEAESPARVVVRIAGPGAYGFLAGEAGLHRRIEEEKRQRAYVRVHRGGALDAPEDLELSVEGRPVKQHEGAFLERVRTEVTVKDSATGRVLTLMGSGELDELKGIATRVVSGQATSTDEARRYYLGRGARVEDPRTGAGTPRVKDVLRGDMDLFIAAWISRPPPESLPSP; translated from the coding sequence ATGGCGACGAGGAAGAGCGAGGACAACGAGAGGCTCATCGATCGCGATCTCACGGCGATCGCACGCGAAGGAAAGCTCCCCCCCGCTCACGGCGCGGACGCGGTGGTGGCGGAGGTGCTCGGGCTGCTCACCCGCGGGGGCAAGCACCCCTTGCTGGCCGGAGAGCCGGGGGTCGGCAAGAGCGCGCTCATCCAGGAGGTGGCCCGACGCATCGCCGAGGGGCGCGTGGACGCGGAGCTCACCCAAGCGCGCCTGGTGGAGATCTCCACCGCCAACATCCTGGCCCGCAGCACCGACCGTCAGGCCGCCGAGCGCTTCGAGGAGCTGCTCGACCACCTGAGCCGGCACCCCTGCCCCATCGTCTACATCCGGGATCTTCCCCTGGTCCTCGGCGGGCCCCTGGCGCCCGTGGCCATCCGTGCCTTGCGCATGGGAGGCTTGCGCTTCATCTTCGAGACCGAGCCCAAACGCGTGCAGGAGTTGCTGCGCGCGGACGAGGCGCTCGCCGAGCGGCTCCACCTCATTCCCCTGCTGGAGCCCCCCCTGGAGCGCTCGCGGTGGATCCTCGGCCGGGTCGCCGAGGAGTTGGAGCGCGAGCTGCGCCTGCCCATTGACCCGGCCGCGTGCGATCTGGCCTTGCGCCTGTCCGCCAAGTTCCTGCTGGCCCAACGGATGCCGCGCAAGGCCATTGAGCTGCTCAAGGAGACCGCCGCCGAGGCGAGCAGCGCGGCCCACGACCGGGTGGGGCCCGAAGACGTCCTCACCCGGTTCTGCTCCGCCACGCGCCTTCCCCGCTTCGTGGTGGACGACGCGATGCCGCTGGACCTCGATGAGACGGAGCGCTTCTTCGGGGAGCGGCTGCTCGGACAGACGGACGCGGTAGGAGCCGTGCTGCGCTCCGTGGCGCTGCTCAAGGCGGGTCTGAACGATCCCCGCCGCCCGCTGGGCGTGTTCCTCTTCGCCGGCCCCACGGGCGTGGGCAAGACCCAGCTCGCCAAGCTCCTGGCGGAGTACCTGTTCGGCTCCGCGGACCGGCTGGTGCGCCTCAACATGGCGGACTTCCCCAACGATGGGGACGAGAATGTCCCCTTCGGCGCCTCCTGGGCCCCGGCCATGGAGACCCGGCGGGGCGAGCTGACCGCCCTGCTCGACGGCAAGGTGTTCACCGTGCTGCTGCTCGATGAGTTCGAGAAGGCGGCGCGCAGCGTGCACGACCGCTTTCTCCAGCTCTTCGATGAGGGCACGTTCGTCAACGGGGCGGGAGAGACGATCTCCTGCAACAACACACTCATCGTGGCCACGTCCAACGTGGGCGCGGAGGTGTACCGGGAGCCCGCGCTGGGCTTCGCCGGCAACCGGCGCGAGCATGAGCTCGTCACCGAGGTGGACCGCCGCATCGCCGAGGCCTTCCGTCCCGAGTTCCTCAACCGCTTCGACGCCATCTGTCACTTCCGGCCGCTGACGAAGGTGGAGATCCGCAAGATCGCTCAGCGCGAGGTGGGCCGCGTGCTGGAGCGCGAGGGCATCCGGGCACGGGCCCTGGACGTGGAGGTGACCCCGGAGGTGGTGGACCTGCTCGTGGAGCGCGGCTACTCGCCCCAGTTCGGCGCGCGCTTCCTCCAACGGGAGATCGAGAAGACGCTCACCGCCGCGCTCGCCGTGGAGATCGCCCGCCGGCCCCTGCGGCCCGGCACCCCCGTGCGGGTGGAGGCCCGTCCCGGCGGCAAGGTCATGGCCGTGGCCGAGCCCCTGCCCCCGCCCCGCGAAGCCACCGCGCAGCTCTCCCTGCCCACCCCGAAGGCGGCGTCCGTCAAACGTCGGCTCGACCGCAAGTCCCTGCTCCATGAGATGGACCGGCTGGTGGGGCGGGCCCGGGCGCTGTCCGTGTCCGCCGAGCGGCCCTTGCTCGAGGAGAGGCGCAACCAGCTCCTGTCCGAGACCCAGGCGCCCAACCTCTGGGATGACCCGGCGCGCGCGGCGGCGACCCTGCGCGCCTTCCGCACGGTCGAGGCGCAGATCAACGAGTTGGAGCGGATGGAGCAGGCGGTCACCTTCGCCCGGCGGCTGGTGCGCGAGGCCAAGAACGAGGTGCAGCTGACCTCCGCGGCGAAACAGGTGGAGGAAGTGGCCCGCGAGGTGCAGATGTCCGAGGCCCTGCACGCCTCGGGGGCCACCGCCAACGACGTCGAGGCGCTGGTGGACATCTGTGTCAGCGACTCGGTGGAAGCCCAGGACGCCTGGATCCAGGAGCTCGCCACCATGTACCTCGGGTGGGCCCAGAAGCGGGGCTACGAGGCCATGCTCGTGGCCGAGGCGGAGAGTCCCGCCCGGGTGGTGGTGCGCATCGCGGGGCCGGGGGCTTACGGGTTCCTCGCGGGAGAAGCCGGGCTGCACCGGCGAATCGAAGAGGAGAAGCGCCAGCGCGCCTACGTCCGTGTGCATCGCGGCGGGGCGCTCGACGCACCGGAGGACCTGGAACTCTCGGTCGAGGGCCGCCCGGTCAAGCAGCACGAAGGCGCCTTCCTGGAGCGCGTCCGGACCGAAGTCACCGTGAAGGACTCCGCCACCGGCCGGGTCTTGACCTTGATGGGCTCGGGCGAGCTGGACGAGTTGAAGGGCATCGCCACGCGCGTCGTCTCGGGCCAGGCGACCAGCACGGACGAGGCCCGCCGGTATTACCTGGGCCGCGGTGCGCGCGTGGAAGATCCCCGCACCGGCGCGGGAACGCCCCGCGTCAAAGACGTGCTGCGCGGCGACATGGACCTGTTCATCGCGGCCTGGATTTCTCGCCCGCCTCCGGAATCCCTGCCCTCCCCTTGA
- a CDS encoding TrmH family RNA methyltransferase yields the protein MSGGGPRYAPFEGKPVEPESLLLDVRKEKIDRVVEQRTRTFTVVLDRLEDSFNMAAVLRTCEAMGVQEVHVVINPEAPFLPNSRVAQGCDKWLDVKLYKTFAECREHLQERGFALYASAIREGATSLYSMRFDSKVAIVFGNERFGVSEDVLAGVDGTFWIPMRGFSQSINISAAASACVSRVMAWREEHLGKVGDLTEEEAQALRERFYVLALKQRKRIFKGKQP from the coding sequence ATGAGCGGTGGGGGTCCCCGCTACGCGCCGTTCGAGGGCAAACCGGTGGAGCCAGAGTCGCTCCTGCTCGACGTGCGCAAGGAGAAGATCGATCGCGTGGTGGAGCAGCGGACGCGAACGTTCACCGTCGTGCTGGACCGGTTGGAGGACAGTTTCAACATGGCCGCGGTGCTGCGGACCTGCGAGGCCATGGGCGTGCAGGAGGTGCACGTCGTCATCAACCCCGAGGCGCCCTTCCTGCCCAACTCACGGGTGGCGCAGGGGTGCGACAAGTGGCTGGACGTGAAGCTCTACAAGACGTTCGCCGAGTGCCGCGAGCACCTCCAGGAGCGGGGGTTCGCGCTGTACGCCTCGGCCATCCGGGAGGGGGCCACGAGCCTCTACTCGATGCGCTTCGACTCCAAGGTGGCGATTGTCTTCGGCAACGAGCGCTTCGGGGTGAGCGAGGACGTGCTGGCCGGGGTGGATGGCACCTTCTGGATTCCCATGCGGGGGTTCAGCCAGAGCATCAACATCTCGGCCGCCGCATCTGCGTGTGTGAGCCGGGTGATGGCCTGGCGCGAGGAGCACCTCGGCAAAGTGGGCGACCTCACCGAGGAAGAAGCCCAGGCGCTCCGCGAGCGCTTCTATGTGCTGGCCCTTAAACAGAGGAAGCGGATTTTCAAGGGAAAGCAGCCGTGA
- a CDS encoding endonuclease/exonuclease/phosphatase family protein → MSPPIPDSSAIPGRLTYTLRVASLNVWNPGPDKTQRNQGLATALRERNLDVVLLQEMDGTAGQFELFRQVSGLPYGVRSGDVAILSRFELKDFEAPDLPRKPSLTPIRQLLNRRDVYFCLAAFEHHGTRFHVSSHHWDNRQLVNRKTAAAATAARMSHVPASTVILCGGDFNTHQDTAELQRVMAEGLLNSGAPGDFIDFILYRGPGVQVLKQTLERFPGLTDHPMLLSEFILVGSRPAVA, encoded by the coding sequence GTGAGCCCACCGATTCCGGACAGCAGTGCCATTCCCGGACGCCTGACGTACACGCTCCGGGTTGCTTCGCTGAACGTCTGGAATCCCGGTCCTGACAAGACGCAGCGCAACCAAGGGCTCGCCACCGCGCTGCGCGAGCGGAACCTGGACGTGGTGCTGCTCCAGGAGATGGACGGCACCGCGGGCCAGTTCGAACTCTTCCGGCAGGTGTCGGGACTTCCCTACGGGGTCCGGTCGGGAGATGTGGCCATCCTCTCCCGGTTCGAGCTCAAGGACTTCGAAGCCCCGGATCTGCCGCGAAAGCCCTCCCTGACCCCCATCCGGCAACTGCTCAATCGCCGGGACGTGTACTTCTGCCTCGCCGCGTTCGAGCACCACGGCACACGCTTTCACGTGTCGTCCCACCACTGGGACAACCGCCAGCTCGTCAACCGGAAGACGGCCGCCGCCGCCACCGCCGCCCGGATGAGCCATGTTCCCGCCAGCACCGTCATCCTGTGTGGCGGAGACTTCAACACCCACCAGGACACGGCGGAGCTCCAGCGGGTGATGGCCGAAGGGCTCCTCAACAGCGGCGCCCCGGGGGACTTCATCGACTTCATCCTCTACCGGGGGCCGGGCGTTCAGGTGCTGAAGCAAACCCTGGAGCGGTTTCCCGGACTGACGGATCACCCCATGCTGTTGAGCGAGTTCATCCTGGTCGGCAGCCGCCCAGCCGTCGCCTGA
- a CDS encoding YajQ family cyclic di-GMP-binding protein, whose protein sequence is MPSFDVVSKIDLAELDNAVNQTKKELSTRYDFQGTQADVVIAPDQTVLTVKAHSEERVQAAKEVLLAKLAKRNISLRALEFLDIEKTGLHNVKQNIKLQQGIPVEKAKELTKLLKESKLKVQGSIQADQLRVTGKNKDDLQAAIALFRKEQDRLKLDMQFTNFRD, encoded by the coding sequence ATGCCTTCCTTCGACGTCGTCTCCAAGATCGACCTGGCCGAGCTCGACAACGCGGTCAACCAGACCAAGAAGGAGCTCAGCACCCGCTACGACTTCCAGGGGACCCAGGCGGACGTGGTCATCGCCCCGGACCAGACCGTCCTCACCGTGAAGGCCCACAGCGAGGAGCGGGTCCAGGCCGCCAAGGAAGTCCTCCTGGCCAAGCTGGCCAAGCGAAACATCTCCCTGCGCGCCCTGGAGTTCCTCGATATCGAGAAAACGGGCCTGCACAACGTCAAGCAGAACATCAAGCTCCAGCAGGGCATCCCCGTGGAGAAGGCCAAGGAGCTCACCAAGCTCCTCAAGGAGTCCAAGCTGAAGGTCCAGGGGTCCATTCAGGCGGACCAGCTCCGCGTCACCGGCAAGAACAAGGATGACCTGCAGGCCGCCATTGCTTTGTTCCGCAAAGAACAGGACCGGCTGAAGCTGGACATGCAGTTCACCAACTTCCGGGACTAG
- the rimO gene encoding 30S ribosomal protein S12 methylthiotransferase RimO — protein MTLGCPKNRVDSEVMLGTLKQRGYRLVQEPAEAQVIVVNTCAFIGPAKQESVDSILEMAEYKKSGACSTLVVTGCLSQRHGGELAQEMPEVDHFLGTSAYAQIGDLLAAEASPRQVIPDPDYIHNAETPRENSMPSYTAYLKVSEGCDNACAFCIIPTLRGGQRSRPIADIIAEATRLADQGVQELNLVAQDLTAYGHDLPGKPKLHDLLKELVKVDVRWIRLHYAYPRIFPDELIEVMATEKKIAKYLDMPLQHASDKLLTSMKRGRNSQFLTDLLAKLRARVPGLVMRTSLIVGLPGETEEDFELLKEFVKTQRFERLGVFQYSDEEGTAAYDMPNKIPQKTIERRWREIMAIQKRINREQNKKLVGKRIEVLVEGTSPETEHLLVGRHEGQAPEIDGQVYINDGLAYPGEFVTLEVTEAHDYDLVGRVVERPDPKQRTLKARDAVPTPMATWASPR, from the coding sequence ATGACCCTCGGCTGCCCGAAGAACCGGGTGGACTCCGAGGTGATGCTGGGCACCCTCAAGCAGCGTGGCTACCGGCTCGTGCAGGAGCCCGCGGAAGCCCAGGTCATCGTCGTCAACACCTGTGCCTTCATCGGGCCGGCCAAGCAGGAGTCCGTGGACTCCATCCTGGAGATGGCCGAGTACAAGAAGTCCGGGGCTTGCAGCACGCTGGTGGTGACGGGTTGCCTGTCCCAGCGCCACGGCGGCGAGTTGGCCCAGGAGATGCCCGAGGTGGACCACTTCCTGGGCACCAGCGCCTACGCCCAGATTGGCGACCTGCTCGCGGCCGAAGCCTCCCCGCGGCAGGTCATCCCGGATCCGGACTACATCCACAACGCGGAGACGCCGCGCGAAAACTCGATGCCCTCGTACACCGCCTACCTCAAGGTGTCCGAAGGGTGCGACAACGCCTGCGCCTTCTGCATCATCCCCACGCTGCGCGGCGGCCAGCGCTCGCGCCCCATCGCGGACATCATCGCGGAGGCCACGCGCCTGGCGGACCAGGGCGTGCAGGAGCTGAACCTGGTGGCGCAGGACCTCACGGCCTACGGCCATGACCTGCCCGGCAAGCCCAAGCTGCACGATCTGCTCAAGGAGCTGGTCAAGGTGGACGTGCGGTGGATCCGCCTGCACTACGCCTACCCGCGCATCTTCCCGGATGAGCTCATCGAGGTGATGGCGACGGAGAAGAAGATCGCCAAGTACCTGGACATGCCGCTGCAGCACGCCAGCGACAAGCTGCTCACGTCCATGAAGCGCGGCCGCAACTCGCAGTTCCTCACGGACCTGCTGGCCAAGCTGCGCGCCCGTGTTCCAGGCCTGGTGATGCGCACCTCGCTCATCGTGGGCCTGCCGGGCGAGACGGAGGAGGACTTCGAGCTGCTGAAGGAGTTCGTGAAGACGCAGCGCTTCGAGCGCCTGGGGGTCTTCCAGTACTCGGATGAGGAGGGGACCGCGGCATACGACATGCCCAACAAGATTCCCCAGAAGACCATCGAGCGGCGCTGGCGCGAGATCATGGCCATCCAGAAGCGCATCAACCGCGAGCAGAACAAGAAGCTCGTGGGCAAGCGCATCGAGGTGCTGGTGGAAGGGACGAGCCCGGAGACCGAGCACCTGCTGGTGGGCCGCCACGAGGGTCAGGCGCCCGAGATCGACGGTCAGGTCTACATCAACGACGGCCTGGCCTATCCGGGCGAGTTCGTCACCCTGGAGGTGACGGAGGCGCACGACTACGACCTGGTGGGCCGGGTGGTGGAGCGGCCAGACCCGAAGCAGCGCACACTGAAGGCACGCGACGCCGTGCCGACCCCCATGGCCACGTGGGCCTCTCCGCGATAG
- a CDS encoding putative quinol monooxygenase — protein sequence MTDKVCVVVRLQTKSGREESLRHLMRSLKEKTLQEEGLLRYEPVQSQQDPTLFFLMEEWTSETVLNTHLARPHMERAFSELKTILAAPLEITYCRAVA from the coding sequence ATGACTGACAAGGTTTGTGTCGTCGTCCGGCTGCAGACGAAGTCTGGGCGAGAGGAATCACTGCGCCATCTGATGCGCTCCCTGAAGGAGAAGACCCTCCAGGAAGAGGGCCTGCTCCGCTACGAGCCCGTGCAGAGCCAGCAAGATCCCACCCTGTTCTTCTTGATGGAGGAGTGGACGAGCGAAACCGTCCTCAACACGCACCTGGCCCGGCCTCACATGGAGCGGGCGTTCTCGGAGCTGAAAACCATCCTGGCGGCGCCCCTCGAAATCACCTACTGCCGCGCGGTCGCTTGA
- the obgE gene encoding GTPase ObgE, with the protein MKFVDEVRIFVKAGDGGNGAVSFRREKFIERGGPNGGDGGNGGSVVFVADPQLTTLLDFRYQQHHRAKSGENGMGSDCNGRGAEDMILRVPVGTLIRSTDSGDLLVDLSEPGQRFVAAQGGRGGLGNMNFATSTRQTPRFAQDGTKGEEVTLTLELKLLADVGLLGFPNAGKSTFISRVSRARPKVADYPFTTLVPNLGMVQYKDNLSFVMADIPGIIEGASEGVGLGHQFLRHVERCKVLIHLIDMGAEGEGREPLHDFDILNRELEKYSAELARKPQVVAANKVDLTHARERLEALTQALRERGIAVFPVSTATGEGMQALLDATAEVLFTGKTDKLQVEPPAKPAPRGERSKAPARKAPVKKAATRKAAAKKAPVRKVAAKKVSTRKAAAKKAPARKGPARKAAAKKSPAKKAPARKAPAKKAASGRSSKAPAKPVRAKGRRS; encoded by the coding sequence ATGAAATTCGTCGACGAAGTCCGCATCTTCGTGAAGGCCGGTGACGGTGGGAACGGTGCCGTCTCCTTCCGGCGGGAGAAGTTCATCGAGCGGGGAGGGCCCAACGGAGGCGATGGGGGTAACGGCGGCTCGGTGGTGTTCGTGGCGGACCCGCAGCTCACCACGCTCCTGGACTTCCGCTACCAGCAGCACCACCGGGCCAAGAGCGGTGAGAACGGGATGGGCAGCGACTGCAACGGCCGGGGCGCGGAGGACATGATCCTCCGGGTGCCGGTGGGCACGCTCATCCGCTCCACGGACTCGGGCGATCTGCTGGTGGACTTGAGCGAGCCGGGCCAGCGCTTCGTGGCCGCGCAGGGCGGGCGGGGCGGCCTGGGCAACATGAACTTCGCCACCTCGACGCGGCAGACACCGCGCTTCGCCCAGGATGGGACGAAGGGGGAGGAAGTCACCCTCACGCTTGAGCTGAAGCTCTTGGCGGACGTGGGGCTGCTGGGCTTCCCCAACGCGGGCAAGAGCACCTTCATCTCCCGGGTGAGCCGGGCACGGCCCAAGGTGGCGGACTACCCCTTCACCACGCTGGTGCCGAACCTCGGCATGGTCCAGTACAAGGACAACCTCTCGTTCGTGATGGCCGACATTCCCGGCATCATCGAGGGGGCCAGCGAGGGCGTGGGGTTGGGCCACCAGTTCTTGCGGCACGTGGAGCGATGCAAGGTGCTCATCCACCTCATCGACATGGGCGCGGAGGGAGAGGGGCGCGAGCCGCTGCACGACTTCGACATCCTCAACCGCGAGTTGGAGAAGTACAGCGCCGAGCTTGCGAGGAAGCCGCAGGTGGTGGCCGCCAACAAGGTGGATCTCACGCATGCACGCGAGCGCTTGGAGGCACTGACCCAAGCCCTGCGTGAGCGCGGGATCGCGGTGTTTCCGGTCTCCACCGCGACCGGAGAGGGGATGCAGGCGCTGCTGGATGCCACCGCGGAGGTGCTCTTCACGGGCAAGACGGACAAGCTCCAGGTGGAGCCTCCCGCGAAGCCCGCTCCTCGCGGGGAGCGCTCGAAGGCCCCTGCCCGGAAGGCGCCCGTGAAGAAGGCCGCCACCCGGAAGGCCGCGGCGAAGAAGGCCCCTGTCCGGAAGGTCGCGGCCAAGAAAGTCTCCACCCGGAAGGCCGCGGCGAAGAAGGCGCCCGCCCGCAAGGGGCCTGCCCGCAAGGCCGCGGCGAAGAAATCTCCCGCGAAGAAGGCCCCGGCCAGAAAAGCGCCCGCGAAGAAGGCTGCGTCTGGCCGGAGTTCGAAGGCCCCCGCGAAGCCGGTGCGCGCCAAGGGGCGGAGGTCCTAG
- a CDS encoding LolA family protein gives MLIETLLVSLLSAQAAPPAPAAPKPAPAAEVAKPPAAAKGSVAPEVKTLVERMQSFYEKTEDFQSGFKQDYKYKTFRRTQTSTGTVTYKKPGLMRWEYEKPSPRTFVLAGSKVYAYDPGAQSLTVGNVDTNTLSASVTFLFGQGRLADEFNITKGTCADCKGTLLVLNPAQADPRFKQVRLEVDSKTAQVLKSTVIDPDGSENTIAFLDLKTNVGISKDSFKLDPPEGTRIDDFTKQGK, from the coding sequence ATGCTGATCGAGACCTTGCTCGTGTCCTTGCTGTCCGCACAAGCAGCCCCTCCAGCGCCTGCCGCTCCCAAGCCGGCTCCGGCCGCCGAAGTGGCCAAGCCCCCGGCTGCGGCCAAAGGCAGCGTCGCCCCCGAGGTGAAGACGCTGGTCGAGCGGATGCAGTCCTTCTACGAGAAGACCGAGGACTTCCAGTCGGGCTTCAAGCAGGACTACAAGTACAAGACGTTCCGCCGCACGCAGACCTCCACGGGCACGGTGACCTACAAGAAGCCCGGGTTGATGCGCTGGGAGTACGAGAAGCCTTCCCCCCGCACCTTCGTGCTCGCAGGCAGCAAGGTGTACGCGTACGACCCGGGGGCGCAGAGCCTCACCGTGGGCAACGTGGACACCAACACGCTCTCCGCATCGGTGACGTTCCTCTTCGGGCAGGGCCGCCTGGCCGATGAGTTCAACATCACGAAGGGCACGTGCGCCGACTGCAAGGGCACGCTGCTGGTGCTGAATCCGGCCCAGGCGGATCCGCGCTTCAAGCAAGTTCGCCTGGAGGTGGATTCCAAGACGGCACAGGTGCTCAAGAGCACCGTGATCGATCCGGACGGCAGCGAGAACACCATCGCCTTCCTGGATCTGAAGACGAACGTGGGGATCTCGAAGGACAGCTTCAAGCTGGATCCTCCCGAAGGCACCCGCATCGACGACTTCACCAAGCAGGGAAAGTAG